Within Diabrotica virgifera virgifera chromosome 7, PGI_DIABVI_V3a, the genomic segment tgttgaagcactattttcggtggcattaaggaaaatgaaggatgggataaaagaagggaacttaccgaaaatatgttgtctggtatcgtcaatttgtctcacggaaaacacacacaaaatcaaattaaaattgtcaaagtgtacTATATGTTCCAACCGTATGTCTGTTAACGACTGACTGACTTAACATAAAGGACAGAAGATTATGCTTACTTAGAACTGTGTTGCCAAGACGTtcccgaattaaaataaatgaaatatatattcatattggcgCAAACATAGCCCCCGCCCTGAAAAACCCATTTTTCAGCCAAATCTGTATGCAATTTGTGccgaaaacacaataaaaaaactagttccaaataaatactcaaaggaccaggcataaattaatataccaaaattttcagagttaattaccgtaactcaaaaaaaaataatcgaaaaaaaaataaataaattctaatgAAAAATACCTATAACTATATACAAAAGATATTACTGTAAATTTATTGATTCGGAAGAGGGCATAACTTCAAAACTGGTCGTGTAAATGTCCCTTTCGAAGTTTTTACAGTAACATTTCTAACAACTCCGTCTTTACCCGGATGAACCTCAGTAACAATGGCCAACGGCCAACAAAGTGTAGGTACATTGTCTACCTTTAAAATAACAACCGTTCCGATTTTAACATTAGGCAAATCTATATTccattttttctagtttgtaagGTAGTCAAATATTCCAAACGCCACCTTTTCCAGAAATCTTGCACCATTCGATCGATTAACTGGAACCTATCTAACCGGTTTATATTTAAATCTGTTAAATCGTCGGCCGGCAAACTTCCTAAcggtgttaaatttaaaaaatgtgatgGAGTTAATACCGATATTTGAGATGAATCAGTTGGTCGACGACAAAGAGGTCTCGAATTTAAGATTGCCTCTATTTGAATTAATAGAGTATTTAACTCTTCATATGTTAACAACTGATTCCCTATGACCTTATAGAGATGCGACTTAGCGCTCTTTACATTACTTTCCCAAAGACCCCCGTGACTCGGACTTTGTGGACTTATAAATTTCCATTCCACACCGTTCAAATTTAATTCACATAACAGTGCATTTTGATATTCTTCCGAACTAGCAAACCGATTAATTTCACTTAAAACCGTTTTCGCACAAACAAAAGATGATCCCTGATCAGAATACAAAACCTTGCATGGGCCCCTTCTTGCTAAAAGTCTTTTAAATGCTTGCATAAAATGTGGTGTGCTTAAAGAACTCACCAATTCTAAATGAACCGCTTTTGTGCTTAAACAAACCGCTAATAAACAATACGATTTATGAACCGCCGCATTACGTTTTTTACCTAATGTAATATTTATTGGCCCAAAATAGTCAACCCCTACGTGTAAAAAGGGTTTAGTAGCAGTAACCCTCGATACCGGTAAATCTGCCATGAGCGGTGTCAAAATTTTCGGTTTATTTCTAAAACAACGATTGCATTTAAAAACCCGATTTCTTATAAGATTTCTTGCCCCAAGAATCCAATACTATTGACGCAATAAAGCTTCAAGCAAATATGCCCCCGTATGCATataaattatatgataaaaatcAACAATCCGTTCAACTAACGTTTCTTTTCCCGGTAAAATTAGTGGATGTTTTCCCGAAAAACTAAGGGATGAATTATTAAGTCGTCCCCCACCATAAGTAAACCGTCTTGTAAAAATGGCCGTAATTTCTTAAGCTgtgttttacattgtttgttttcttttatcatttttatttcagtttcaaaatgttttaactgaattaactgaattaaataacattctgctgTTCTTAGCGCAGTAGCCGTAATTAATTTTTGCACAGGAATTAATTTTAACAACATTAAAACCCGAACCGTAATCCGTAAAATTTTATGCCAGCTAGAATGACGTTCAACCAATTCAAGTAAGGGATGAATTTTTTCACCCTGCTTCTCCTCCTCAATAACCAAAACCTTAACCTCCGAAATATCCGATTCTAATATTGAAGAAGGCCAGTCCGATTCCCGTAATTTTATCCAACTAGGACCTTGTAACCAAAGTTCATGATTTATTAATTGTGAGGGTGTCAACCCTCTTGACAAGCAGTCCGCGGGATTATTTTTACCTTCAATATGTTGCCATGAAATATTAGGAAGGTTTTCTTTAATTTGCTGCACTCGATTAGCTACAAAAATATCTTTGGTATTTGCCGAAGTTAACCAACTCACCACCGTGGTCGAATCAGAATACGCAACTAGTTGTGAAATATGAGTAAGTttgctataattttcaaatattaactTCAGCAAAGATGATAACAACAAAGCCGCGCATAATTCTAGCTTCGGAATGGTCATGGTCTTTTTTAAAGGTGCACATCTCGATTTTGCAGCAACCAGTCTCACACTCACTTCACCGCTAGAATTTACAACCCTTAAATAAACTACCCCACCGTAACCGTCTTGACTTGCATCCGCAAACCCCAAAATCATAATCGGAACATCCCTCATGGCTCCTACATGTCTAGGGacctcaaattttgaaaaatcttgcCATTCATTGCATACCTTTTTCCATGATTTTTTAATCGTATCCGGGGGTGAGTCATCCCAACCCAATTTTAGTTGCCATAACTCCCTGATCATTaactttaaatgcaaaataaatggAGCAATCAGACCAATAGGATCATAACATTTTGCAGTAAGAGATAAAATCTTAcgttttgtacaatttttatcGGGGGTGGTTAACCTATAGTTCAAAACATCCCTCTGCGGATCCCATTGCATCCCTAAAACTTTAGTCTCCGATTTAAATGTAACCGAATTTTGTAAACGTTTTTCCAGCGGAATTTCTGATAACAAATTGTCCAAATTAGTCGACCATTTAACTAAGTCAAAACAACCACCTTTGAAGAGCTTTACCGATTGATTATATAATTCTTTAGCTTCAATTTCGTCCGGAACACTCGTTAAAAAATCATCCATATATAGCCccgaagaaatatattttttagctaAAGGATAATCTTTGCCATCTTCATTTATCAATTGCTGAACCATCCGTAGCGCTAAAAAAAGGTGACGACCTTAAACCGAACGCAACCACCGTAAATTCATACGTTTTTATTTCCTCGTTtggatcaaatctccataatattCTTTGAAACCGCCAGTGATCTTgtactaattttatttgtaaaaacatcttttttaaatccGAACTCAATGCTACTGGAAAAAgccgaaaatttattaataaagtgCATATGTCCGCCTGCAGTTTAGGCCCGCTATGCAATAAATCATTCAAGGAGACATCACTGTCTGAAGGGCAAGATGCATCCAATACGATACGTATAGGTGTACTTAAACTCTCTAATTTTATTACAGGGTGATGACTAATATAATAGGATAAGTCACAATcttctttttccaataattttaagtatcctTGATCCAAAAAATCCTGCATAATTTTATTGTAATCCGCACGCAAGCTGTCCGATTTTGTTAACCGTTTTTCCaaggtttttaaccgattttccgCCGAAACCCTTGAATTTCCCAAATTTTTTGGTGAACTTTTAAAAGGTAATGCAACAGTAAACCGGCCCGATATATCCCTGGAAACCgtggttttataaatattttcacattcTATAGCGTCTAAATCCGGAATTTCCCGTTTTGGAACCTGCTCTAATTcccaaaattttgtcaaaatttgttCAATCGATGTTTCTTCCCTTAAAGTGAGCAAATTTATGGGAGTGGAATATTCCGTATCCACCTGACCCATAATAACATACCCGAACGTTGTTTCTAAAGCCGCCCCTAAACCTGAAGAACTCAAAATCCGATTACCGCCGAAAAGAATAGGAAAAAACTGCGCACCGATTATGCCATCGATTGATTTAGGTTCAAAAAACTTATCGTCCgctaattgtaaatttttaaattccgataaaGTTTGCAAATTTAATTTCGTTTTTGGCAATTTATCTGTAATATGATCAATAACTAAAGCTTGAACATCGTATTTTTTAGTCTGATCAAAACGCGAAGCGATAATAATGTCCGTTACTCCCCTTACCGACTGAGAGTTTTGTCCCAAACCTTGTACCgaagaattaatttttgtatatctAAGACCTAGTTTTTTACAACATTCCGTGGTCAAAAGATTACACTGACTACCGTTGTCCAAAATAAACCGCGCCGTTGCATTTTGTAAAGGACTATTTAACACACATACCGTTACCGTTGCTAATAGAACCGTTTTTTCCTGATTTCTACtcaaaaaactagaattttgaaACGCACAATTAACTGAACCCGAATTGTGGTTATTGGAACCCGTTTCTGGAATACCGACACCAGAATTTGgttgattattttgattattttccttCGCACCCCTTATTTCCGGTTTTCCTGCGCATAAAAGAAAATGATGATTCTTGGCACACTGGGCACACGGTCTTTTTAAGCACTGTCTTACACCATGTGACTGGGAAAAACACAGAAagcataaattattatttattaccaAATCGTACCTTTGTGTAGGATTCATAGCTTTAAATTTATCACACCTACCCAAAAAATGTGACgattttttacataaaacacaaaaaggcattctgttattgtttttattctcatgctggcttacaaaaaatgatttcgaatttttatttttatgatagccACCGGAGCTAGCCTCTTGTGAGTCACTATTATGCAAAATTTTTGTTTGatccttaacaaatttaattaaatCCGTGTAAGTAGGAATAACCGTTCCGCGCATGTGATTTTCAAAAGATTTTACCGTTTCCCTGTCCAGTTTTGAGAGTGCatgataaagtaaaataaaatccgTTAAATCCGGGACATCCAACTTTTTTAAGGCATTAACCGAGGCGTCAAAGATTTCTAAAAAACTGtttagatttttttcagattccgattgcaaggatttaaaattaaaaatttgttgtaaataagTGTTTGCTAACAACcttttattatgatatttttctaAAAGTGCTTTCCATAACGTGTCATAATTATCCCCAGAAGTAGCTATTCCCGCACAAATACTAAGGGCCGATCCCTTTAAATGTGAAACCAAAAGCCGAGCCTTATCTGCATCCGTCAGCTGGAAATTATCGTGTACAATGGTTTGTAAATCGAATAAAAAGTTTCCCATTCCTTTGGTTCTCCGTGGAAATCTGGAATAGTGATTTTTGGCAAAAGACTGTGTACATTACACTGTTGTTGTGTACTTTGCTGTAAAGTTGGATTTACAATATTGGTGCTTGGTTTTAATTTTGTATAAGCCGCCCTTGCTTCACAACACATTTCGTTAATAACAGACATCACCTGAAAATCTGGTTTATAGTTTTCATCGACGTCAAACCCGACTGCGTTGATTTCAtccaaaattttgagaatttctgTCCTTGTCGAATCCATCGACTGATACAAGTTTGTGAATTTTTTAATGGTGTTATCCGTAGTTAAGTTTTTCGATAAGTCATATAAAGTGTGAATGATTGTATAAAGCGTTTCTTTTTTAgccgttaatattttaaattgcctTTCGTAAGTAGTCATTGTTACTGAAATCAATccgcaaaatcagaaaaaaaccAAAGTCTACTTTAAGAAAACTGTAGCATATAACAAACCAGGTCTGAgtataaattttgaataaaattaattaattatagagatttgttaaaaaacaagCCTTCCGGGCAGttattatagtcctgtcgccagggggggtacaacggcctcgttaattcagatggacttactcaagttttttttatgtattttgacccgtagaacacgaattttttgggtaacagttgatccggatgtcgataagattgttatagaccaagaacttgaggaatcaaataacagcgatttttggcaaaacaaaacaatattttgtattttttgggccattttaagtaaaaaatatttctacaagttttttcgtaggatgcacagttttcgagataaacgcggttgaactttaaaaaaatcgaaaaattgcaatttttgaacccgaataacttttgattaaaaaataaaatagcaagtctgcttaccgcatttgaaagtttaagtcaaattatatcggttttgattatttgcattggtaaaaatttatttttttattgtttaacaaagctataaacacgtagggtttcccgtgcttttacatgcgttttaacgcatgtaacgtagaaatagtcttgattgcactagtacctattctacctactcgttcgattttaaatgagaaatcatagaaacatcactcacgcactagttgtttgtagctttgtttagcaataacacaataaatttttagcaatgcaaataatcaaaaccgacataatttgacttgaactttcaaaggcgctaagcagaattgctattttattttttaatcaaaagttattcgggtttaaaaattgcagtttttcgattttttgaaagttcaaccgcgtttatctcgaaaactgtgcaacctactaaaaaacttgtagaaatattttttgcttaaaatgacccaaaaaatacaaaatattgttttgttttgccaaaaatcgctgttatttgattcctcaagttcttggtctataacaatcttatcgacatccggatcaactgttacccaaaaaattcgtgttctacgggtcaaaatacataaaaaaaatttgggtaagtccatctgaattaacgaggccgttgtaccccccctggcgacaggactattatgcaaactctttattttgtttagaacCGTGAATCAAATTTAGTATttgtttacaaaataatttttattcatacaTCCGAATTTTTCCGTAACCGATTGAGTCGAAAAATATTCACGTTTGACAACACCGCAAATATTTAAAAACCTAACTTCTTTCACGCCCGAAGCCCAAGTTGTTCCGAGAAACAAAAACGATACAAATACAAAAATCAGCAAAAAGTTATCACAGAGTTTTTTTTTTCCGATACGTGCCGACATTAAATTTTACCGAACAATTTGTttctaaataagaatattattatttaataatacaaaacTAAGCAAAGCAAACTGTAAACCTACGCTGAATATCCGAGCTCGAAATTGACCAATTATGTTTTGGCTTTTAGGAAAAccaaatggaaaaaatttaataataataacttaccgagattttcttagattttcttcgtgttgttaaatgttgaagcactattttcggtggcattaaggaaaatgaaggatgggataaaagaagggaacttaccgaaaatatgttgtctggtatcgtcaatttgtctcacggaaaacacacacaaaatcaaattaaaattgtcaaagtgtacTATATGTTCTGACCGTATGTCTGTTAACGACTGACTGACTTAACATAAAGGACAGAAGATTATGCTTACTTAGAACTGTGTTGCCAAGACGTtcccgaattaaaataaatgaaatatatattcatattggcgcaaacatatatttataaataaatatttattataaattatgaAACCTTTGTCCGAAACTAGATCGGAATACGATGCTTTTGTAGAAATCACTGTGAATAAAAACAACGATATaatggttgctcatgaggcaagctgtttggaaagcaaatccgtgattttacttttctttgctctgtggtaatatagcttaacattttacttcacatcaacgtagtcgCGTATGCGGAGTATTGATATGGAAGCGTATCAAGCTAtcagtttattagaaaaatcggaaatccattttaagtctctcagaagtgatttaaaattccagggctatttgacagacgcaaaagagctcatcaaagttagaaattgGGAACCCGAAAAGGAGGCACAG encodes:
- the LOC126888536 gene encoding uncharacterized protein LOC126888536, whose protein sequence is MVQQLINEDGKDYPLAKKYISSGLYMDDFLTSVPDEIEAKELYNQSVKLFKGGCFDLVKWSTNLDNLLSEIPLEKRLQNSVTFKSETKVLGMQWDPQRDVLNYRLTTPDKNCTKRKILSLTAKCYDPIGLIAPFILHLKLMIRELWQLKLGWDDSPPDTIKKSWKKVCNEWQDFSKFEVPRHVGAMRDVPIMILGFADASQDGYGGVVYLRVVNSSGEVSVRLVAAKSRCAPLKKTMTIPKLELCAALLLSSLLKLIFENYSKLTHISQLVAYSDSTTVLTSAHEARLVKRAEPRAKPS